The DNA segment TCCATAACAGTCTGAGTAGCTTCCAGAAAGGTTACTGAAAAACCTCCATGCCCTCTATTTAGCATTCCCAAGCTAGAAGCTTATCACATATCTTAAAATAAGGAGTACATTTGTATTAAATCTTTCAGTATTCTTTTTAAATATCGAGTAAATTGGATAAAACATTAAGAGATGGGGCGATTAATAAGGAGGAAAGCAATGATGGATCAACCATTTAATTATCCAGAAATTTTCTATAATGAAGTAATTTACTATTTAGAATCAAAATGGAATCGTCGTTTAAGCGAACACGAACGTCATGTGTTGATAGAAGGGTATCGGTTTGGAAGAATGATTGAAGCAGAGGCTGAAATCAAAATTCTTTTTACAAATTAATGGGTTTAATATAACTTCCAAGAAATAATAAGAACCAAATAAAATGGCTATTCGCAAAGGCTGACTCAATTGATATGAGATCAGCCTTTTTCTAACAAATCTAATCCTTGAACTCCACATGTCCATTCTCATCAATTTCTATCGTGGTATAACTTTTAAAAACATCCATGTTCGTGATTTCATGTTTTACCGAGCTTGCAAAGCTCTCCATGTATGGTTGGTACACCTCAGGGTTTTTCACAAGATGATAAAAATTGACTCTTTTTCCATCTTTCATATCTGTCATTCTTAGTAAAAATCGATCTCCAAACTGTCCTTTAAACCACTCTCTAGCTTCTTCATGACTTTTAAAAGAAGGAATTTGACTATGCTCGACCGTAAAATCCTGTTCCATTGGTACCTTCACCTCTTTTCTTAATATGCATAAGTGATAACCTTGCTTTTGATTTTTTTCTTCCTTACTTTTCCCTATTATTAATGATTTATAAGTCATATTTCTCCTTTAAAAATAAAAAGTATGAGCAATGTTACGCCCGAAACGGGCTATTTCTTTTTCACTATTTCTTTCTTGGTTAGAGGAAATAACATATGTATAGCGTATTTTACAGACAGGCTCATAATTTTTGGAGGGAGAGACTTTAAATGGAAGAAAGAAAACGAGTGAGTGAGTTAGGAATAAAAATAGGGAGATTTCCAACTGGCCTTAACAACGCTATTACAGATATCCCTGGTGTAAAAGTGGGACACGAAACGGTTATTACTGACATACAGGAGGGGCAAGGTCCGGCGCGAACAGGTGTAACGGTGATTCTGCCGAATGAAGATATTTACAATCAACGTATATTTGCTAATAGCCATGTGATTAATGGTGCAGGTGAAATGACCGGTATGGTACAAATGAAAGAATGGGGCATCATCGAAACACCAATTGCCCTTACTAACTCTATGAATGTAGGGATTGTCAGTGATGGAATCATTGAATATATGACACAAAGATATCCCGAACTAGGAGAAACGGAGGATATTGTGCTACCCATAGTAGCAGAGTGTGATGATAGTTTTTTGAATAATCCTCGTGGTAGACATGTGAAGCAAGAACATGTTTTATCAGCAATTAGGAAGGCGACAAGCGGCAAAGTGGAAGAGGGCAGTGTGGGAAGTGGCACTGGTATGAGCTGTTTTGAGTTCAAAGGGGGGATCGGCACCTCATCAAGAGTTATTTTAGATCAATATACTATCGGAACCCTTGTAATGACCAATTTTGGTAAACGTAGAGATTTCCTATTAAATGGCGCTTCTGTTGGAGAACAACTTCTAGAATATATGCCAAAGAGTCATGTTCCTGAGGGGTCTATTATCATTGTTATCGGAACCAATGCACCATTGCTGCCTCATCAACTAGGTAGGCTGGCCAAAAGAGCGGCATTAGGACTGGGGAAAGTAGGTTCTAAGGCTTACCATGGAAGCGGAGAAATATCTCTTGCTTTCTCAACGGGGAATCATTTGAAAAGGGGGGAGGATTCAGAAGTATTAAACCTAATAATGTTAAATGATCAGTTCCTAAATGACCTGTTTGAGGCCGCGATTGATTGTGTAGAAGAATCTATATTAAATGCCATTTTCAAAGCAAAAACGGTTAGTGGCAGAAACGGAAATACCCTTTACGAAATACCAATTGCTAAAATCATGAAAACTTTTGCTACTCGGTGATTTTATATTTCTAACTACTCTAAATTATCAAAATATATTGACTTTTTATTTTTCAAATACCTATAATGGTACTAAGAAAGTGAAAACACTATTTCCACTAGGTGGAAATATGAAAACAAAGTTGAAATATGATAAGGGGGTGTCAGAAATAGACAAAGAAAAAAGTCAAAATATCCGTGTCTTAGAAAGGGCATTCGACATAATTGAAGCATTTTCTTTAGATGATTCGGAATTAACGCTTACTGAAATTTCGGCAAAAACTTCACTTTCTTTAGCCACGATTCATCGATTTATTCAAACGATGTTGGCGAGAGGCTATATTGAGCAAGATCCAATATCTAGTAAGTACAAACTAAGTAAGCAATTTGTCAGACTAGGTGGAATAGTCGTGAGAGGCCTAGATCTGGTTCAAACTGCAATGCCCTACCTTCAAGAACTATCCAATAAAACCGCACAGAATTGTAACCTCAGTGTGTACGATCAAGGGAAGGTCTTATGTCTAATCAATATTGAATCCTTTAAAAGCTATTTTATGGGGATTAAAGTAGGACAGAGTCTCCCTGTATATGGAGGGGCTTTATCAAAAGTCATCTTAGCTCATCTTCCAACAGGTTTAATATCTACCCTCATCTCAGATGATTTACCATCTTTTACACCACAAACGATATCTCACAGAGACCTATTATTAAAAGAACTTGAAAAAATTCGACAACAAGGCTATGCCGAATCTAGGGGAGAACTAACCATCGGGGAAGCAGCAATAGCCGCACCTATCTACGATTATTTAAACGAGGTCGTTGCTGGAATCTCTATTTCTGGTCCTGAACATCATTATGTAGAAGAAAAACAAATTGATTTCCGTAACCAGCTTTTACAGACGGCTACACTCATATCCAGACAATTAGGTGCCGTTAACATGAGGTCAGTAGGTGCTGAAGAGCGATGAAAAAAATAAAACCTGCCAGATTAAAAAAAGGGGATACCATTGGAATTGTTGCCCCTGCAAGTCCTTTATACAATAAAAGTGATCTTATTCGAGGCATAAAAACACTTGAGGAATGGGGCTTTGAAGTAATACTTGGAGACCATGTAAATGCGAGATATGAATACCTAGCAGGCACGGATGAACAACGGGGACAGGATCTGAACTCAATGTTTAAAAATGATCGCGTTGATGCAATTTTCGTCACTCAAGGGGGCTATGGGTCAGCGAGGATGCTGCGATACATAGATTTTGATGCTATTAAACAAAATCCCAAAATCTTTATAGGCTACAGTGATATTACAGCCATTCATCTTGCGATACAGAAGCTGACTGGTTTGGTATCCTTTCACGGGCCTGGAATGGCGGGATTTAATCCTGAGGAGTTAACAGAATATAGAAAGAATCAGCTCTTTAAAGCATTACTATCTGACCAGCCAATAGGTGATATTGAGCTCGCTGATAAGAAAAAATGGATTAACATCATTCACCAAGGGGAAGCAAGAGGCGAGATGGTAGGTGGAAATCTTACTTTAATCTGTTCCTCTTTAGGTACGCCATACGAAATTGAAACTGAAGGGAAAATTCTATTTTTTGAAGAGCTAGATACTGAACCATGGGTTATGGATCATATGCTTTCACATTTATTAAATGCAGGAAAACTGCAGAAAGTTGCAGGGATAGTCATTGGTGAATGTAAAGATTGTGAACCATTTAAGCACAACCCAGGTTTCCCCGTAACCTTCAGTTTAGAAGATATTTTAGAAGAGTATATAAAGCCATTAGGAATCCCAGCAATATATGGCTTGCCACTGGGACATACAAAGGATTTGGCCACCATTCCATTAGGGGTACAAGGCTTTTTAGATGCAACAAATGGAAAACTAATTATAGAGGAATGCGGAACGCGTTCGTAGGGGGTAAAAGATGAAAAAGAAGTTATCGCTTTTATTTATTGTTTCTATTGTTTTCGTTATGTTATGTGCACCTCTTGCAAGTATGAATGTAAAAGCGGCTAGTCCCTCTTCATTAAGAGTCGGTTGGACGAAAGAACCGGATAGCTTGAGTCCGTTTATTTCGAATCGAGTTTCTACTTTTGAATTGCACTTATTAATCTATGATACTCTAGTTGCTTTCGATAATAATTTAAAGCCAGTAGGAAGATTAGCAGAAAGCTGGAAAGTTAGTGACGATAATTTAACGTGGACATTTAAATTAAAGAAAGGCGTCAAGTGGCATGACGGCAAACCATTTACCTCAAAAGACGTCAAGTTTTCTTATGAAACGATTTTAAAATCGGAAATGGGAATGTACTCTGATTTCTTGAAAGGTATATCTAGTATTAAAACGCCTGATGATTACACAGTAGTTATAAAAACAGACAAACCAAAAGCAAATATGCTTTATATTACAACTCCAATCATACCAAAGCATATTTGGGAGAAAGTGAAATTTAAAGATTTAGAAACTTGGCCGAACAAGAAACCAATTGGAACAGGTCCTTTTAAATTTGTTGAATGGAAAAAAGGAGAATATGTAAAGTTAGAGGCGAATAAGGACTACTTCATGGGCGCACCGAAGTTCGATGAGTTAATCTATCCTCTTTACGCAAACAACGATACAATGGTTCAATCCCTAAAAGTTGGTGAGATTGATGCAGCGATTAATATTAACTCCAATCAAGTAAAATTACTAGAGTCAGAGAAGAACATCAAGGTTGTATCAATTCCAACAAACAGCTTTACCAATATTGGTATTAATACGTGGAAGGATAAGGCGTCAAAGGGAAATCCGTTATTATTAAACAATTCTATTAAACAGGCAATGGAATATGCGATTGATAAGCAAAAAATCATTGATGTGGCGTTTTCGGGTCAAGGGAAACCAGGAACAACGATTGTCCCTTCGTTTTTAAGCGACTGGCATTTTCAGTTGAGTCCAGAAAAGGCGAGGGCATTCGATCTTAATAAAGCTAAATCCATTTTAGATGAAGCTGGCTTTCTAGATAAAAATGGTGATGGAGTACGTGAAGATCAAAGTGGCAAACCTTTAGAGTTTCGTTTTTATTTACGAAGTGATTCTCCAGAAGAAGTAAAAGCAGGTCAAATGGTTCATTCCATGTTAAAGGATGCTGGAATTGAGACAAAAGTAGAGACGCTTGATGATGGTGTACTAGGTGACCGCATTTATGACAATGGAGATTATGATTTATTCATATGGGGATGGACCACAGATATAGACCCAACGACAATCTTAAGTATTGTAAGTACCGACCAAATTGGAAATCTTAGTGAAACCTACTACTCTAATCCTAAGTATGATGAGTTATTAGCTAAGCAAGAAACGACACTTGATTTTAAGGAACGTCAAGGTATGGTGTATCAGATGCAGGATTTACTTGCTGAAGATCTTCCTTATATCATCCTTATGGAAGAAAATGCTATGCAAGCCGTTCGGACAGATAAATGGAAGGGCTGGACTCCTGTTAAAGGCGCCTATTTTATGGCAGCGAATAACTATAATTATCTGCATGTAGAGCCAACAAATGGAACGGCGAATAATACAAATACTAAAGAAAGCAGTAACACTTGGCTGATATATGGTGGGGTGGCTCTCGTTTTAATTGTTGGTGTAATCGTTATTTTTGCAAGAAGAAAAAAGGGTATCGATCAGTTTGATGAGATGTAGAACGATCTGTTGAAGGAGAATCTATGAAACTTAAATACTTGATAAAAAAGATAGCTAATGCGATATTCACCTTGTTTTGTGTACTTATCATCAACTATTTTTTGTTTCGGGTTATGCCGGGTGATCCTCTAGCCATGATGCTGCGTGATCCAAAGGCATCCCCTGAATCCGTAGAAAAAATGAAGCATCTTTTTGGGTTGGATCAGGCTTGGTACGTGCAGTTTGGCTTATATGTGAAACAGCTTTTATCTGGTGACCTAGGCATGTCCTTTTTATTTAAACAACCGGTAACAGAACTCATTGCCATTAAAATTGTGCCTACGCTTCTTTTAGTAGGTGTTGCTACCTTAGTCTCCCTAATTGGCGGTATCTTTTTAGGGATTCTTGCTGCAAGAAAAAGAGGAAAGAAAGTGGATGTTATGTCACTCTCATTCTCCTTATTAACCTACTCCATGCCAACCTTTTGGGTTGGTGTGGTGTTGGTTGCACTATTGAGTGTTCATTTAACACTTTTTCCTACCTCAGGCATGACAACGGCTGGTTTGGTCTTTTCAAGTTCTATGGATGCGGTGGTTGATGTTGCACACCATTTATTTCTTCCGGCGTTATCACTTAGCTTGGTCTTATTAGGACAATATGTACTGATAATGAGAAATTCACTTATCGACGAACTAACAGAAGATTATGTCCAAACTGCAAAAGCGAAGGGATTTTCTGAAAAATATATTGTACGTAAGCACGCTGTACCTAATGCTATGTTACCGATGGTTACTGTCATATCAATCAATCTTGGATTTATGATTGCAGGTGCGATTGAAATTGAAACGGTTTTTTCTTGGCCAGGTATAGGCCGGTTGATGTATGAAGCCCTTTTAAATCGTGATTATCCGCTTTTGCAAGGAATTTTCCTTATTATTAGTACATGCGTTATTTTTGCCAACTTAATCGCTGACGTACTTTACGGGTATTTAGACCCTAGAGTAAAAGGATAGAAAGGAGCTCATCATGGTCGAACCAAAAGTAGTACAGTCTTTACCGGAAATAGAAATGACAAGAAAAAAAGATGTCAGTCGAAAAAAATATGAAGAAATTATTACTGTTTTTAAAAGTAATAAAATGGGTATGGTTGGAATCAGTATTTTTGTTTTCTTTGGCTTAATTGCTCTGATTGGACCAATCATTTT comes from the Neobacillus sp. PS2-9 genome and includes:
- a CDS encoding P1 family peptidase; the encoded protein is MEERKRVSELGIKIGRFPTGLNNAITDIPGVKVGHETVITDIQEGQGPARTGVTVILPNEDIYNQRIFANSHVINGAGEMTGMVQMKEWGIIETPIALTNSMNVGIVSDGIIEYMTQRYPELGETEDIVLPIVAECDDSFLNNPRGRHVKQEHVLSAIRKATSGKVEEGSVGSGTGMSCFEFKGGIGTSSRVILDQYTIGTLVMTNFGKRRDFLLNGASVGEQLLEYMPKSHVPEGSIIIVIGTNAPLLPHQLGRLAKRAALGLGKVGSKAYHGSGEISLAFSTGNHLKRGEDSEVLNLIMLNDQFLNDLFEAAIDCVEESILNAIFKAKTVSGRNGNTLYEIPIAKIMKTFATR
- a CDS encoding IclR family transcriptional regulator, with the protein product MKTKLKYDKGVSEIDKEKSQNIRVLERAFDIIEAFSLDDSELTLTEISAKTSLSLATIHRFIQTMLARGYIEQDPISSKYKLSKQFVRLGGIVVRGLDLVQTAMPYLQELSNKTAQNCNLSVYDQGKVLCLINIESFKSYFMGIKVGQSLPVYGGALSKVILAHLPTGLISTLISDDLPSFTPQTISHRDLLLKELEKIRQQGYAESRGELTIGEAAIAAPIYDYLNEVVAGISISGPEHHYVEEKQIDFRNQLLQTATLISRQLGAVNMRSVGAEER
- a CDS encoding LD-carboxypeptidase — translated: MKKIKPARLKKGDTIGIVAPASPLYNKSDLIRGIKTLEEWGFEVILGDHVNARYEYLAGTDEQRGQDLNSMFKNDRVDAIFVTQGGYGSARMLRYIDFDAIKQNPKIFIGYSDITAIHLAIQKLTGLVSFHGPGMAGFNPEELTEYRKNQLFKALLSDQPIGDIELADKKKWINIIHQGEARGEMVGGNLTLICSSLGTPYEIETEGKILFFEELDTEPWVMDHMLSHLLNAGKLQKVAGIVIGECKDCEPFKHNPGFPVTFSLEDILEEYIKPLGIPAIYGLPLGHTKDLATIPLGVQGFLDATNGKLIIEECGTRS
- a CDS encoding ABC transporter substrate-binding protein; the protein is MKKKLSLLFIVSIVFVMLCAPLASMNVKAASPSSLRVGWTKEPDSLSPFISNRVSTFELHLLIYDTLVAFDNNLKPVGRLAESWKVSDDNLTWTFKLKKGVKWHDGKPFTSKDVKFSYETILKSEMGMYSDFLKGISSIKTPDDYTVVIKTDKPKANMLYITTPIIPKHIWEKVKFKDLETWPNKKPIGTGPFKFVEWKKGEYVKLEANKDYFMGAPKFDELIYPLYANNDTMVQSLKVGEIDAAININSNQVKLLESEKNIKVVSIPTNSFTNIGINTWKDKASKGNPLLLNNSIKQAMEYAIDKQKIIDVAFSGQGKPGTTIVPSFLSDWHFQLSPEKARAFDLNKAKSILDEAGFLDKNGDGVREDQSGKPLEFRFYLRSDSPEEVKAGQMVHSMLKDAGIETKVETLDDGVLGDRIYDNGDYDLFIWGWTTDIDPTTILSIVSTDQIGNLSETYYSNPKYDELLAKQETTLDFKERQGMVYQMQDLLAEDLPYIILMEENAMQAVRTDKWKGWTPVKGAYFMAANNYNYLHVEPTNGTANNTNTKESSNTWLIYGGVALVLIVGVIVIFARRKKGIDQFDEM
- a CDS encoding ABC transporter permease, giving the protein MKLKYLIKKIANAIFTLFCVLIINYFLFRVMPGDPLAMMLRDPKASPESVEKMKHLFGLDQAWYVQFGLYVKQLLSGDLGMSFLFKQPVTELIAIKIVPTLLLVGVATLVSLIGGIFLGILAARKRGKKVDVMSLSFSLLTYSMPTFWVGVVLVALLSVHLTLFPTSGMTTAGLVFSSSMDAVVDVAHHLFLPALSLSLVLLGQYVLIMRNSLIDELTEDYVQTAKAKGFSEKYIVRKHAVPNAMLPMVTVISINLGFMIAGAIEIETVFSWPGIGRLMYEALLNRDYPLLQGIFLIISTCVIFANLIADVLYGYLDPRVKG